In Tenebrio molitor chromosome 6, icTenMoli1.1, whole genome shotgun sequence, one genomic interval encodes:
- the LOC138132970 gene encoding uncharacterized protein, with translation MAAEPDGSHGQNTTILPPLSTTLDQKEIDKRNMERAFYDSYDVMTGVRIAATLGGFFGLMVILVLYKSKSKTEKALEDPDFTAAAVAEVEEEDRQLVAVLEATAYQQLNSRKGRRSLDTSSVPPGWIKTTARFSSIGGYSSLMEPPTRTHSRLPCFVDEDSPPEEDRSLYDDVYYNGHLDVPRRPSNITCSSSGSSYLERRDSAIAIGLPVLPGHKSKNRRRQSSPLLEIYDFYYPIDIKVIQPTPGGSPCGSDRALYDHVTDPPNLIPRLAPLASISSCNSSLGADYTDLDVASYTSDSVFQEDRDSTDDEVEQFSTDSDLSDAGACYNRRRKKTSFCESLVSTPVNEGPSCVSPKISVRSFKSSSTIVENLDQPEVSLTDSARKSSTSSSINIEELRAQETLF, from the exons ATGGCGGCGGAGCCAGATGGCTCGCATGGACAGAATACCACAATACTGCCTCCTCTCTCAACAACACTCgatcaaaaagaaattgataaaAGAAACATGGAAAGGGCATTCTACGATTCGTATGATGTTATGACAGGAGTTCGTATCGCCGCTACTTTGGGTGGTTTTTTTGGTTTGATGGTGATACTCGTTTTGTATAAATCCAAATCGAAGACTGAAAAAGCCTTGGAAGATCCAGATTTTACAGCAGCAGCAGTTGCAGAAGTGGAAGAAGAGGATAGACAGCTTGTGGCTGTGCTGGAAGCAACGGCTTATCAACAGCTCAACTCGAGGAAAGGAAGAAGATCTTTGGATACGTCCAGCGTGCCTCCGGGTTGGATCAAAACCACGGCGAGGTTTTCATCTATCGGAGGATACAGCAGCTTAATGGAACCCCCGACGCGGACCCACTCACGCCTGCCGTGCTTTGTCGACGAGGACTCACCTCCTGAAGAGGATCGATCCTTGTATGATGATGTCTACTACAACGG aCATCTGGACGTCCCACGAAGACCGAGCAACATAACCTGTTCGTCGTCAGGAAGTTCTTACTTGGAGCGCCGCGACTCAGCCATAGCCATCGGCCTTCCAGTGTTGCCAGGTCACAAATCGAAAAACCGCCGACGCCAATCATCCCCTCTTCTTGAGATCtacgatttttattatccGATCGACATAAAAGTGATCCAACCGACTCCGGGAGGATCACCGTGCGGCAGCGACCGAGCTTTGTACGATCATGTTACAGATCCGCCAAATTTGATACCACGTCTTGCACCTTTAGCGTCTATAAGTAGTTGTAATAGTTCTCTAGGTGCTGATTATACAGACTTGGACGTGGCTTCTTACACAAGTGATTCCGTTTTCCAAGAAGATAGAGATAGTACCGACGACGAGGTCGAACAGTTCTCAACCGATAGCGATTTAAGTGATGCGGGAGCTTGCTATAACAGGAGGAGGAAGAAAACTAGTTTCTGTGAATCGTTGGTATCCACACCTGTTAATGAGGGACCTTCTTGTGTTtcgccaaaaattagcgttagGTCATTTAAGTCTTCATCGACGATTGTCGAGAACCTTGATCAACCTGAAGTATCACTGACTGATAGTGCTCGAAAGTCATCAACGTCTTCTTCTATTAATATTGAAGAACTTAGGGCACAAGAAACtcttttttag
- the LOC138133138 gene encoding uncharacterized protein — MPKSPKARKESSKREREEGRMSEEGLNPFRKSSRTERSPSRGEERNQTKEIEKKIKTVLREIEEDMAGIVEESRARRKELAAAREKEGGQEREDMLKSSEVRKESSKREREEGRTSKEGKNPLRNSSRTRRSPNRSEAENQSKEMDKEMKTTMIREMREEIKTLRKELAAVREENGELRKELATVREERRGRDEKEQLEKADWMKRMEMIEEMMEQREKKERKNNVIITGIGAISGNIEKGVEEWLEREIGVKVNVKEAFKINKDKMMLAKKKKVGSRRRT; from the coding sequence ATGCCGAAATCGCCAAAAGCaaggaaagaaagcagcaagagagaaagagaagagggtagGATGTCGGAAGAAGGCCTGAACCCATTCAGAAAGAGTTCCAGAACCGAAAGATCCCCAAGTAGAGGCGAAGAAAGAAATCAAACCAAAGAAAtagagaagaaaataaaaacagtgcTCAGAGAGATAGAAGAGGATATGGCGGGAATAGTAGAGGAGAGCAGAGCacgaagaaaggaattagcggcagcGAGAGAGAAAGAGGGAGGGCAAGAAAGAGAGGACATGCTGAAATCGTCAGAAGtaaggaaagaaagcagcaagagagaaagagaagagggtagAACGTCGAAAGAAGGCAAGAACCCACTCAGAAATAGTTCCAGAACGAGAAGATCACCAAATAGAAGCGAAGCAGAAAAtcaaagcaaggaaatggatAAGGAAATGAAAACTACCATGATAAGAGAGATGAGAGAGGAGATCAAAACactaagaaaggaattagcggcagtgagagaggagaatggggagctaaggaaagaattagcgacagtgagagaggagaGGAGAGGAAGAGACGAAAAAGAGCAGTTGGAGAAGGCAGATTGGatgaaaaggatggaaatgatagaggaaatgatggaacaaagagaaaagaaggagaggaagaataatgttataataactgGAATAGGAGCAATAAGTGGAAATATAGAGAAGGGGGTGGAAGAATGGTTAGAAAGGGAGATAGGAGTGAAAGTGAATGTAaaggaagcatttaaaataaataaagataagatgatgctggcaaaaaaaaagaaagttgGGAGCAGAAGAAGAACATAA